In Prescottella soli, a genomic segment contains:
- a CDS encoding glutamate ABC transporter substrate-binding protein yields the protein MLVCLAGASALTGCTSIQTPPLTPVGNYTEYPLPSGAAIAPPATTTVPGVADCDATASLRPNPPGENPAGPKVSEIQARGRVIVGVDQRNYLFSSRDPVTGAIEGFDVDIAHEVARDLLGDPTKVEFRLVNPTDRIQAVQNSTVDMFIMSTTMTCARASQVAFSAEYFRAGQRLLVPQYSGIRAPADLAGKRVCSVPDTPAMYAVQRQIPNVQVVTVPDWDDCLVALQQGQVDAVSTDDALLLGMAVQDPNMKIVGPVMEVAPYGIGINKNDDDLVRAVNGTLERIGRDGTWTNIYNSWLAGLGPSPGAPVPHYQD from the coding sequence ATGCTCGTCTGCCTGGCCGGCGCGAGCGCCCTGACCGGATGCACGTCCATCCAGACACCACCGCTCACCCCTGTCGGCAACTACACCGAGTACCCCCTGCCGAGCGGAGCCGCGATCGCGCCGCCGGCGACGACGACGGTCCCGGGGGTCGCGGACTGCGACGCCACTGCCAGCCTTCGCCCCAACCCGCCGGGCGAAAACCCTGCGGGACCCAAGGTGTCCGAGATCCAGGCGCGGGGACGGGTGATCGTCGGAGTCGACCAGCGCAACTATCTCTTCAGCAGCCGGGATCCCGTGACCGGCGCCATCGAGGGCTTCGACGTGGACATCGCCCACGAGGTAGCCCGCGATCTGCTCGGCGACCCGACGAAGGTCGAGTTCCGACTGGTCAACCCCACTGACCGCATCCAGGCGGTGCAGAACTCCACCGTCGACATGTTCATCATGTCCACGACGATGACCTGCGCCAGGGCCTCGCAGGTCGCCTTCTCGGCCGAGTATTTCCGCGCGGGTCAACGGCTGCTCGTGCCGCAGTACTCCGGGATCCGCGCACCCGCGGACCTCGCGGGCAAGCGGGTGTGTTCGGTGCCCGACACTCCGGCGATGTACGCCGTGCAGCGGCAGATACCAAACGTCCAGGTAGTCACCGTGCCCGACTGGGACGACTGCCTGGTCGCCCTCCAGCAAGGGCAGGTGGACGCGGTCAGCACCGACGACGCCCTCCTGCTCGGCATGGCGGTGCAGGATCCGAACATGAAAATCGTCGGTCCGGTGATGGAAGTCGCGCCGTATGGGATCGGCATCAACAAGAACGACGACGACCTGGTCCGCGCCGTCAACGGCACCCTCGAACGTATCGGCAGGGACGGAACCTGGACGAACATCTACAACAGTTGGCTCGCCGGTCTCGGGCCGTCGCCCGGCGCCCCCGTGCCTCATTACCAGGACTGA